The following proteins come from a genomic window of Nostoc sp. TCL26-01:
- a CDS encoding PleD family two-component system response regulator, translated as MSGISPYSLSKQPPVILVADDDKTIRVLLREAMEQEGYRVIEVTDGKQCLDAYETVQPDIVLLDAMMPVMDGFTCCRQLLQVARNKLISALANLDTDSGLGNTVISKLWERTPILMITSLNDPESVDRAFEAGATDYITKPIHWAVLRQRLRRLLQQAQVYKQLEAANLALQELANVDGLTGLANRRRFDNYLNAQWINLAQEGAALSLILCDIDFFKFYNDEYGHPAGDVCLQKVGVVLDHKAQKHRDLVARYGGEEFAVIMPYTHADGAMYVANVMQASVRNLRIPHHQSAVSSHITLSMGVATITPTWDSSPADLIAVADKALYQAKATGRNRICQWGNNL; from the coding sequence ATGTCAGGCATAAGCCCATATTCTCTTTCTAAACAACCTCCGGTAATTTTGGTGGCTGATGATGACAAAACCATCCGAGTATTGTTGCGTGAAGCTATGGAGCAAGAAGGTTATCGAGTCATAGAAGTGACAGATGGTAAGCAATGTTTAGATGCCTACGAGACTGTTCAACCAGATATAGTTTTGCTGGATGCGATGATGCCTGTCATGGATGGTTTTACTTGTTGTCGCCAATTACTCCAAGTCGCCCGGAATAAATTAATTTCTGCTTTAGCAAATTTAGATACTGATTCTGGCTTGGGTAATACTGTGATTTCTAAATTATGGGAACGTACTCCTATATTGATGATTACTAGTTTGAATGATCCAGAATCTGTAGATCGTGCTTTTGAAGCAGGCGCAACTGATTACATTACTAAGCCTATTCATTGGGCAGTTTTACGTCAGCGATTACGTAGATTGCTACAACAAGCACAAGTTTATAAACAGTTAGAAGCAGCAAATTTAGCTTTACAAGAGTTAGCTAATGTAGATGGACTGACTGGTCTAGCTAATCGCCGACGCTTTGATAATTACCTCAATGCACAATGGATTAATTTAGCGCAAGAAGGTGCGGCTTTATCTCTAATTTTGTGTGATATCGACTTTTTTAAATTTTATAATGATGAGTATGGACATCCGGCGGGAGATGTTTGCTTACAAAAAGTAGGTGTAGTTTTAGACCACAAGGCACAAAAACATAGAGATTTGGTAGCCCGTTACGGTGGTGAAGAATTTGCTGTGATCATGCCATATACCCATGCAGATGGTGCAATGTATGTCGCTAATGTCATGCAAGCTAGTGTGAGAAATTTACGCATTCCTCATCATCAATCTGCTGTGAGTTCACACATTACTCTGAGTATGGGCGTAGCTACGATAACTCCTACGTGGGATTCTTCACCGGCTGACCTAATTGCTGTGGCTGATAAAGCGCTTTATCAAGCAAAGGCCACAGGACGGAATCGGATTTGTCAATGGGGAAATAATTTGTAA
- a CDS encoding histidine kinase, with amino-acid sequence MPKHDYMQVSQDQPIYSEAPLQLLLFIDGRPKSKQQVQRIRAYLKELEAEYNFELQIIDVGQQPYLAEHFKLVATPALIKIHPEPRQVLAGSNIITQLKNWWPRWQTAVESYLKLQEELQERADDNGRASPSKSTIRSVAVSAELMRLSDEIFHLKQEKEKLLEQLQFKDRVIAMLAHDLRNPLTAAAIAIETLQSNYNPDTGEFTRLKPALTAHLLKQARTQTKTIDKMIADLLQVGRGKDTEFTIIPQKTELGRLCLDILEELRDRYTTKAQKIETDIPKDLPSVYADPERIRQVLINLLDNAIKYTPQGGKISIAGLHRTTQKVQFSIGDTGPGIPVENRELIFENHYRLERDAGTEGYGIGLCLCQRIIRAHYGQIWVDSNPHGGAWFHFTLPVYPA; translated from the coding sequence TTATTCTGAGGCTCCACTCCAGCTGTTGCTATTTATTGATGGACGACCTAAGTCCAAACAACAGGTGCAGCGTATCCGTGCTTACTTAAAAGAATTAGAGGCTGAGTATAATTTTGAACTCCAAATCATTGACGTTGGACAACAACCTTATCTGGCAGAACACTTTAAACTAGTGGCAACGCCAGCTTTAATCAAAATTCACCCAGAACCCAGACAAGTCCTGGCTGGAAGCAACATCATAACTCAACTGAAAAATTGGTGGCCTCGCTGGCAAACAGCCGTCGAATCCTACTTAAAGTTGCAAGAAGAGTTACAAGAACGTGCAGATGACAATGGTCGGGCATCCCCATCGAAATCGACAATCCGGTCTGTTGCCGTTTCTGCCGAACTGATGCGACTTTCAGACGAAATTTTTCATCTCAAACAAGAAAAAGAAAAACTTCTAGAGCAGTTGCAATTTAAAGATAGAGTCATTGCTATGCTTGCTCACGATCTCCGCAATCCTTTGACGGCGGCGGCGATCGCTATCGAAACACTACAATCCAACTACAACCCAGATACAGGAGAATTTACCCGCTTAAAACCAGCCTTAACCGCCCATTTATTAAAACAAGCCCGCACTCAAACTAAGACAATTGATAAAATGATTGCGGATTTGTTGCAGGTGGGTAGAGGTAAAGATACTGAGTTCACCATTATACCCCAAAAAACCGAATTGGGTAGACTGTGTTTAGATATATTAGAAGAGTTGCGCGATCGCTACACCACCAAAGCGCAAAAAATCGAAACAGACATCCCCAAAGACTTACCATCTGTTTATGCCGACCCTGAACGCATCCGCCAAGTACTGATAAATCTCTTGGACAATGCTATTAAATACACACCCCAAGGCGGCAAAATTAGCATTGCTGGATTACACCGTACCACGCAAAAAGTGCAATTTAGCATAGGTGATACTGGCCCCGGTATTCCTGTAGAAAATCGAGAGCTAATATTTGAAAATCATTATCGCCTAGAACGAGATGCCGGAACCGAAGGTTATGGGATTGGTCTTTGTCTTTGCCAACGTATTATCAGGGCGCACTATGGACAAATTTGGGTAGACTCCAACCCTCATGGCGGTGCATGGTTCCATTTTACACTCCCCGTCTATCCTGCTTAA